A window of Tautonia plasticadhaerens contains these coding sequences:
- a CDS encoding integrin alpha: MTSRRGRSRSLRVGVTPLERRDLLTNFPLDNGVFDAPTDDTTPPPPFIDGIPTDPNDTPVQPQQPLGVQFTIPSTTGLDTGFDVTFVGDVNGDGFNDFVIGAPTSVSISAQTGIPVVTEGTGQVFLVFGSQSANPADADIDYLELTNTFDVEDDSITAQNNRVADLQQLGNAQQTSPRPATVDPADNAGGDIYAFNGVTFRTSATNDDEFGASVGAAGDINRDGFADILIGAPGANGDSGRVYVIYGSSTISGLPEGARDVDFDQPSGIDPNLDFTIITPPTGLVASRFGQAISQAGDVIADGIPDLAIGAPLADIPLAQGQVIVDNGGVFLLSGDIFPVDPPATISLDDFGTIAGDDRGILFAGAAAGSQAGFSLARAGNVDNDASNGDLLIGAPAPLGGVLGQGRTYLIFGASDLLNQFGTTAVPFYSLGQLNLTQDNDTLIEGLVFAGVNNGDLVGYDVSTAGDYDGDGNFDLIFGAPGFGNSVGIATLVYGNETRPPIDERIFTIGSIEPDVLRTVTFAGANPGDLTGASVGVTITMNNDALPELLIGAPGFGGQNRRGAVYLVAGTGQEVPVLVPLDVFANTESRSRNTTPTNPPVSRFLGAQNFRTGPGSVTAYLGTSVSGTSPFNASPFTPTITVDNDDFGDFIVGAPLDNPVYNSAANGTSFSGGAFVIEGSFVDLATPTPPPPPPPPPPPPPGGGASGVANIGFPPPNAAAPAYGEALAPTPEALSGLPFYRPLPFSRATYQQFLSRPGFALRTRNFFFPDQAVDRNFAASKHGNRGIYTLPKEVFTRGRFKVGERTGSINHGVRTIPLGEFRAPGATGLRAQLAALRARRV, from the coding sequence CTCCGCGTCGGCGTCACCCCGCTGGAGCGGCGTGATCTGCTCACCAACTTCCCGCTCGACAACGGCGTGTTCGACGCCCCCACCGACGACACGACCCCTCCGCCCCCCTTCATCGACGGCATCCCGACCGACCCGAACGACACCCCCGTCCAGCCCCAGCAGCCGCTCGGGGTCCAGTTCACGATCCCCTCGACGACGGGGCTGGACACCGGCTTCGACGTGACCTTCGTGGGGGACGTCAACGGCGACGGCTTCAACGACTTCGTCATCGGCGCCCCGACCAGCGTCTCCATCTCGGCGCAGACCGGCATCCCCGTCGTCACCGAGGGCACCGGTCAGGTCTTCCTGGTCTTCGGGTCGCAGTCGGCCAACCCGGCGGACGCCGATATCGATTACCTCGAGCTGACGAACACCTTCGACGTCGAAGACGATTCGATCACCGCGCAGAACAACCGGGTCGCAGACCTCCAGCAGCTCGGCAACGCCCAGCAGACCAGCCCCAGGCCGGCCACGGTCGACCCGGCCGACAACGCCGGCGGCGACATCTACGCCTTCAACGGCGTCACGTTCCGGACCAGCGCCACCAACGACGACGAGTTCGGCGCCTCCGTCGGGGCGGCCGGCGACATCAACCGGGACGGGTTCGCCGACATCCTGATCGGGGCCCCGGGCGCCAACGGCGATTCGGGCCGGGTCTACGTCATTTACGGCTCCTCGACCATCTCCGGCCTGCCGGAAGGGGCGAGGGACGTCGACTTCGACCAGCCCTCGGGCATCGACCCGAACCTGGATTTCACCATCATCACCCCGCCCACCGGTCTGGTCGCCTCCCGGTTCGGCCAGGCGATCTCCCAGGCCGGCGACGTGATTGCCGACGGCATCCCCGACCTGGCGATCGGGGCGCCGCTGGCCGACATCCCGCTGGCCCAGGGCCAGGTCATCGTCGACAACGGCGGCGTCTTCCTGCTCAGCGGCGACATTTTCCCGGTCGACCCCCCCGCCACGATCTCCCTCGACGACTTCGGCACGATCGCCGGGGACGACCGGGGCATCCTCTTCGCCGGGGCCGCCGCCGGCAGCCAGGCCGGATTCTCGCTGGCCCGGGCGGGGAACGTCGACAACGACGCCTCCAACGGCGACCTCCTCATCGGCGCCCCCGCTCCCCTCGGCGGCGTCCTGGGGCAGGGCCGCACGTACCTGATCTTTGGGGCGAGCGACCTGCTCAATCAGTTCGGCACCACCGCCGTCCCCTTCTACTCGCTGGGGCAGCTCAACCTCACGCAGGACAACGACACGCTGATCGAGGGCCTGGTGTTCGCGGGCGTCAACAACGGCGACCTGGTCGGGTACGACGTCTCGACGGCGGGGGATTACGACGGCGACGGCAACTTCGACCTCATCTTCGGGGCCCCCGGCTTCGGGAACTCCGTCGGGATCGCCACCCTCGTCTACGGCAACGAGACCAGGCCCCCGATCGACGAGCGGATCTTCACGATCGGCTCGATCGAACCCGATGTCCTCCGAACGGTCACCTTCGCCGGGGCGAACCCCGGGGACCTGACCGGTGCGTCGGTCGGCGTGACCATCACGATGAACAACGACGCCCTGCCGGAGCTGCTCATCGGGGCCCCGGGCTTCGGCGGCCAGAACCGGCGGGGGGCGGTCTACCTCGTCGCCGGCACCGGGCAGGAAGTCCCAGTGCTGGTCCCCCTCGACGTCTTCGCTAACACGGAGTCGAGGTCCCGGAACACCACTCCGACCAACCCGCCCGTCTCCCGGTTCCTCGGCGCCCAGAACTTCCGGACCGGGCCCGGGTCCGTGACCGCGTACCTCGGCACGAGCGTCTCGGGCACGTCCCCCTTCAACGCCTCGCCGTTCACGCCCACGATCACCGTCGACAACGACGACTTCGGCGACTTCATCGTCGGGGCGCCGCTGGACAACCCCGTCTATAACAGCGCAGCCAACGGCACCTCATTTTCCGGCGGCGCCTTCGTCATCGAAGGCTCGTTCGTCGACCTGGCCACCCCGACGCCCCCGCCGCCTCCCCCGCCGCCGCCGCCGCCGCCGCCCGGCGGGGGTGCGTCCGGCGTCGCCAACATCGGCTTCCCGCCGCCGAATGCCGCGGCCCCGGCCTACGGCGAGGCCCTGGCCCCCACGCCGGAGGCCCTCTCCGGGCTGCCCTTCTACCGGCCCCTGCCGTTCTCCCGGGCGACCTACCAGCAGTTCCTCTCCCGGCCCGGCTTCGCGCTGAGGACCCGGAACTTCTTCTTCCCGGATCAGGCGGTCGACCGCAACTTCGCGGCCAGCAAGCACGGCAACCGGGGCATCTACACCCTGCCCAAGGAAGTCTTCACCCGGGGCCGATTCAAGGTCGGGGAGCGGACGGGCTCGATCAACCACGGCGTCCGGACGATCCCCCTGGGCGAGTTCCGGGCGCCCGGCGCCACCGGGCTCCGGGCCCAGCTCGCCGCGCTCAGGGCCCGACGGGTCTGA